Proteins found in one bacterium genomic segment:
- a CDS encoding DUF5618 family protein, whose protein sequence is MYKKGLPSSIDGYRAVLRKHLVIHNGKLIREFEMLYDTLHIAGYYRGNLYNVNVVKEALKAAKDFIEKIR, encoded by the coding sequence ATTTACAAAAAAGGGCTTCCCAGCTCAATAGATGGATATAGGGCGGTATTAAGAAAGCACTTGGTTATTCATAATGGAAAGTTAATCAGGGAATTTGAGATGCTTTATGATACCTTACACATAGCAGGTTATTATAGGGGAAATCTTTACAATGTGAATGTGGTTAAAGAGGCATTAAAAGCGGCAAAGGATTTTATTGAAAAGATTAGATAA
- a CDS encoding PaREP1 family protein gives MSKNNLRVKRYIEKADRYITQAEKEFKKGELCQASEKYWGASAQILKAWAEYKGIQHNGHIWLFKAADNLSCEEKDHNLKKQFGLASALHTNFYEGWLTKGEIESYGEEVKAFCDKIKEIIKR, from the coding sequence ATGAGTAAAAATAACCTTAGGGTAAAGCGATATATAGAAAAGGCGGATAGATACATAACGCAGGCTGAAAAAGAGTTTAAAAAAGGAGAGCTTTGCCAGGCATCTGAGAAATACTGGGGAGCATCTGCTCAAATATTAAAGGCATGGGCAGAGTATAAGGGCATACAGCATAATGGCCATATCTGGTTATTCAAAGCAGCCGATAATCTTTCTTGTGAAGAGAAAGACCATAATTTAAAGAAACAATTCGGTCTTGCTTCTGCCCTACATACAAATTTCTATGAAGGATGGCTGACTAAAGGTGAAATAGAAAGTTATGGGGAGGAAGTAAAGGCATTCTGTGATAAAATAAAAGAAATAATCAAAAGATAA
- the mqnC gene encoding cyclic dehypoxanthinyl futalosine synthase: MRISKEEAIKLFSLDIFSLGKMADKVRKKFHPEDYVTFVIDRNITFTNICIAKCKFCAFFARKKGDGFLLSLDEILKKIEELVRIGGTQVMLQGGLNPELSLSWYCNLLSSIKKRFNVWLHSLSPSEIVFLSKKEGLSIKDVLISLKSAGLSSLPGAAEILCDRVRKKVSPNKLSADEWLNVMEEAHSIGMHTTATMTFGICETIEERIEHLIKIRNLQDKTGGFKAFIPWTFSPKHTGLSRIKQRGAIDYLKTLAISRIFLDNIPNIHAGWVTEGPNIAQIALFFGANDLGGILMEEEVIKKTGIEYHLNIEKMVNLIKGAEKIPAQRNSRYNILYVFS; this comes from the coding sequence ATGAGAATAAGCAAAGAAGAGGCAATTAAGCTATTTTCCCTTGATATATTCTCCTTAGGAAAAATGGCAGACAAGGTCCGAAAAAAATTTCATCCAGAGGATTATGTAACCTTTGTTATTGATAGAAACATTACATTTACCAATATCTGCATAGCAAAATGCAAATTTTGTGCCTTCTTTGCAAGGAAAAAAGGGGATGGCTTTCTACTTTCCCTTGATGAAATTCTAAAGAAAATAGAGGAGTTGGTAAGGATTGGAGGAACCCAGGTTATGCTTCAAGGTGGTCTTAATCCAGAGCTTTCCCTTTCCTGGTATTGTAACCTCCTTTCCTCTATTAAAAAAAGGTTTAATGTCTGGCTTCATTCTTTATCTCCCTCTGAGATTGTCTTTCTTTCAAAAAAAGAGGGTCTTTCTATAAAAGATGTGCTTATTTCCTTAAAATCCGCAGGGCTTTCTTCCCTGCCGGGAGCAGCTGAGATATTGTGCGATCGGGTAAGAAAAAAGGTATCGCCAAATAAGCTAAGTGCAGATGAATGGCTTAATGTAATGGAGGAAGCCCATTCTATCGGAATGCATACAACGGCCACAATGACATTTGGAATTTGTGAGACAATAGAGGAGCGTATTGAGCATCTTATAAAAATAAGAAACCTCCAGGATAAAACAGGTGGATTTAAGGCTTTTATCCCCTGGACATTCTCTCCAAAGCATACAGGGCTTTCAAGGATAAAACAGAGAGGGGCGATTGACTACCTAAAAACATTAGCAATCTCAAGAATATTTCTTGATAATATTCCAAATATCCATGCAGGATGGGTAACCGAGGGACCAAACATTGCCCAAATTGCCCTATTCTTTGGAGCAAATGATCTGGGAGGAATTTTAATGGAAGAGGAAGTTATAAAAAAAACAGGCATAGAATATCATTTAAATATAGAGAAAATGGTTAATCTTATAAAGGGTGCAGAAAAAATCCCAGCTCAAAGGAATTCAAGGTATAATATTTTGTATGTGTTTAGCTAA
- a CDS encoding PaREP1 family protein yields the protein MNKNNLKVKRYIEQANKYIKEGEKELKEDNLLQASEKYWGAAAQMVKAWAESLEMRHNGHAWLFEGVSKLSLQTNDPLIKKQFLMAGMLHTNFYEGWLTKDEVETAASEIKAFCDKIKEIIKK from the coding sequence ATGAATAAAAATAACCTTAAGGTAAAGCGATATATAGAGCAGGCAAATAAATACATAAAAGAGGGTGAAAAAGAGCTTAAGGAGGATAACTTACTTCAAGCTTCGGAAAAATATTGGGGTGCAGCCGCACAAATGGTAAAGGCTTGGGCAGAATCTTTAGAGATGCGTCATAATGGCCATGCCTGGCTTTTTGAGGGTGTTTCTAAGCTTTCTTTACAAACGAATGACCCTTTAATTAAAAAACAATTCTTAATGGCAGGTATGCTTCATACCAATTTTTACGAAGGCTGGCTTACCAAGGATGAGGTAGAAACAGCTGCCTCAGAAATTAAGGCATTCTGTGATAAAATAAAAGAAATAATAAAAAAATAA